cccccagataacaggagtactcactgacccggcgtctcacacacagccacaaccccccagataacaggagatctcactgacccggcgtctcacacacacagccacaaccccccagataacaggagtactcactgacccggcgtctcacacacagcagccacaaccccccagataacaggagtactcactgacccggcgtctcacacacagcagccacaaccccccagataacaggagtactcactgacccggcgtctcacacacacagccacaaccccccagataacaggagtactcactgacccggcgtctcacacacacagccacaaccccccagataacaggagtactcactgacccggcgtctcacacacacagccacaaccccccagataacaggagtactcactgacccggcgtctcacacacagcagccacaaccccccagataacaggagtactcactgacccggcgtctcacacacacagccacaaccccccagataacaggagtactcactgacccggcgtctcacacacacagccacaaccccccagataacaggagtactcactgacccggcgtctcacacacacagccacaaccccccagataacaggagatctcactgacccggcgtctcacacacagcagccacaaccccccagataacaggagtactcactgacccggcgtctcacacacagccacaaccccccagataacaggagtactcactgacccggcgtctcacacacagcagccacaaccccccagataacaggagtactcactgacccggcgtctcacacacacagccacaaccccccagataacaggagtactcactgacccggcgtcacacacacagccacaaccccccagataacaggagtactcactgacccggcgtctcacacacacagccacaaccccccagataacaggagtactcactgacccggcgtctcacacacagccacaaccccccagataacaggagtactcactgacccggcgtctcacacacacagccacaaccccccagataacaggagtactcactgacccggcgtctcacacacacagccacaaccccccagataacaggagtactcactgacccggcgtctcacacacacagccacaaccccccagataacaggagtactcactgacccggcgtctcacacacacacagccacaaccccccagataacaggagtactcactgacccggcgtctcacacacagccacaaccccccagataacaggagtactcactgacccggcgtctcacacacagccacaaccccccagataacaggagtactcactgacccggcgtctcacacacagccacaaccccccagataacaggagtactcactgacccggcgtctcacacacagccacaaccccccagataacaggagatctcactgacccggcgtctcacacacagccacaaccccccagataacaggagatctcactgacccggcgtctcacacagcagccacaaccccccagataacaggagtactcactgacccagcgtctcacacacacagccacaaccccccagataacaggagtactcactgacccggcgtctcacacacagccacaaccccccagataacaggagtactcactgacccagcgtctcacacacacagccacaaccccccagataacaggagtactcactgacccagcgtctcacacacagcagccacaaccccccagataacaggagtactcactgacccagcgtctcacacacacagccacaaccccccagataacaggagtactcactgacccggcgtctcacacacagccacaaccccccagataacaggagtactcactgacccggcgtctcacacacagccacaaccccccagataacaggagtactcactgacccggcgtctcacacacagcagccacaaccccccagataacaggagtactcactggcccggcgtctcacacacagccacaaccccccagataacaggagtactcactgacccggcgtctcacacacacagccacaaccccccagataacaggagttctcactgacccggcgtctcacacacagcagccacaaccccccagataacaggagtactcactgacccggcgtctcacacacagcagccacaaccccccagataacaggagtactcactgacccggcgtctcacacacacagccacaaccccccagataacaggagtactcactgacccggcgtctcacacacacagccacaaccccccagataacaggagtactcactgacccggcgtctcacacacagcagccacaaccccccagataacaggagtactcactgacccggcgtctcacacacagcagccacaaccccccagataacaggagtactcactgacccggcgtctcacacacagccacaaccccccagataacaggagtactcactgacccggcgtctcacacacagcagccacaaccccccagataacaggagtactcactgacccggcgtctcacacacacagccacaaccccccagataacaggagtactcactgacccggcgtctcacacacacagccacaaccccccagataacaggagtactcactgacccggcgtctcacacacacagccacaaccccccagataacaggagtactcactgacccggcgtctcacacacagcagccacaaccccccagataacaggagtactcactgacccggcgtctcacacacagccacaaccccccagataacaggagtactcactgacccggcgtctcacacacagcagccacaaccccccagataacaggagtactcactgacccggcgtctcacacacacagccacaaccccccagataacaggagtactcactgacccggcgtctcacacacagcagccacaaccccccagataacaggagtactcactgacccggcgtctcacacacacagccacaaccccccagataacaggagtactcactgacccggcgtctcacacacacagccacaaccccccagataacaggagtactcactgacccggcgtctcacacacacagccacaaccccccagataacaggagtactcactgacccggcgtctcacacacagcagccaataCCCCAATACAATATGCGAGGCGGGCAGAGGCACCGCAGAACGCGAGGCAGCCAAAGACACTCCAAAACGCGAGGGCGCAGACCCGGCGAGGGCCTTGCGTCGCACTCACATTATCATTATTAGGGTTTTTCACTTGATTGTGATGTTGAGGGGTCTGATTCGGTTGAGCAGCAGGTGACATTGTATGACTTATAAATGTGCTTGTATGTACTCCCACCATATTATTATTTGTTCCCCTTTGTCTCTTCTGTGCCCAAGAAAAATGATTTACAAACAGTCCCTGTCATTAAGTCACGtggctcctacgtgggactgaccctttaacccattaaacacgcccctgtcattaagTCACGtggctcctacgtgggactgaccctttaacccattaaacacgcccctgtcattaagTCACGtggctcctacgtgggactgaccctttaacccattaaacacgtccctgtcattaagtCACGtggctcctacgtgggactgaccctttaacccattaatcacgtccctgtcattaggtcactttgcccctacgtgggactgaccctttaacccattaaccaagtcccggtcattaggtcacattgcccctacgtgggactgaccctttaacccattaaacacgtccctgtcattaggtcacattgcccctacgtgggactgaccctttaacccattaatcacgtcccggtcattaggtcactttgcccctacgtgggactgaccctttaacccattacacatgtccctgtcattaggtcacattgcccctacgtgggactgaccctttaacccattaatcacgtcccggtcattaggtcactttgcccctacgtgggactgaccctttaacccattacacatgtccctgtcattaggtcacattgcccctacgtgggactgaccctttaacccattacacatgtccctgtcattaggtcacattgcccctacgtgggactgaccctttaacccattaatcacgtcccggtcattaggtcactttgcccctacgtgggactgaccctttaacccattacacatgtccctgtcattaggtcacattgcccctacgtgggactgaccctttaacccattaatcacgtcccggtcattaggtcactttgcccctacgtgggactgaccctttaacccattacacatgtccctgtcattaggtcacattgcccctacgtgggactgaccctttaacccattaatcacgtCCCGGTGATTAGGTCAcattgcccctacgtgggactgaccctttaacccattaatcacgtcccggtcattaggtcactttgcccctacgtgggactgacctcTTCAGCCTGTGTTTAGCATTCCCTCCGTTCGTGGCGCTGGTTAGTACCCGGCCCGCGGCTCGCTCTGCGTTTCCCGATGTAACCTCTGGCGCTGCTGAAAATAAAACACATTCCCAGGCTTAAAATGAAATATTTCCTTAACCCATTAGAACAACACTttagctagtgtgtgtgtgtgtgtgtgtgtgtgtgtgtgtgtgtgtgtgtgtgtgtgtgtgtgtgtgtgtgtgtgtgtgtgtgtgtgtgtgtgtgtgtgtgtgtgtgtgtgtgtgtgtgtgtgtgtgtgtattatatatatatacatatacacacagggcctgacaaactgggccaaaacccactcgcccccctccaaaaaaacccactcgcccccctttcccccccccccacaacacttACCTGCGGCGGGCTCTGGTTGCGGGGTCCGGTTGCGGGGTTCTGACGCGGGGTCCTGACGGCGTCTCCCGCCCTTTTGCTGCCTTGTCGCCTTAATATCATGTTTATCTCCTGCCGCACTCTTCATCATATGATTGCCCGcgatgccatggcaacgggacacggcgacgtcacatggcgtcccgttaccatggcaacgtggcgtcatatgacgccgcgcggccattttgaatagtgctgcaggagaaaaaaaaaaccatggttGTAAAGATCAAGGCGGAGAAGACCGGGAGACGCCGGGAGACGCCGCAGCAGGTAAGCGGCCGCCCCGTGCGAGCGCCGTACTGCGCACGGGTTGCAGTACTCTGGAGTCATAAAGCCAGGCCCCGCAcggctctctctccgctcccctctctctaacccgCTCCCCTCCCTTTCCATTAATACCTCATCATGTCCCCAATTATTtccgcctctctcctcctccagcgTTCTTACATCCTCCCCACGCGCCGACCGacttctctctttctgtctccgtCTACTTCCTGTGTAACCTTTACAGCTCCTTATCTGCCAGCAGGCTGTGTGCATTATGATATGACCAGTAGCAGGTACATAACCTAACAGCACAACAGCCAGAGACTGACATGCTTGAGATAACCTAACGTTCCTATCAGCACCCCTGTGGGTCCCCTGTCTATATTACGCCGGCCGGGGCCTGAGAAGGGGCCCCTGGGGGCAGGTCAGAGACAGGAGCGGGGTGTGGGGCCCCTGTCTATATTACGTCGGGGCCTGAGAAGGGGCCCCTGGGGGCAGGTCAGAGGCAGGAGCGGGGTGTGGGGCCCCTGTCTATATTACGCCGGCCGGGGCCTGAGAAGGGGCCCCTGGGGGCAGGTCAGAGGCAGGAGCGGGGTGTGGGTCCCCTGTCTATATTACGCCGGCCGGGGCCTGAGAAGGGGCCCCTGGGGGCAGGTCAGAGACAGGAGCGGGGTGTGGGGCCCCTGTCTATATTACGGCGGCCGGGGCCTGAGAAGGGGCCCCTGGGGGCAGGTCAGAGGCAGGAGCGGGGTGTGGGTCCCCTGTCTATATTACGTCGGGGCCTGAGAAGGGGCCCCTGGGGGCAGGTCAGAGGCAGGAGCGGGGTGTGGGTCCCCTGTCTATATTACGTCGGGGCCTGAGAAGGGGCCCCTGGGGGCAGGTCAGAGACAGGAGCGGGGTGTGGGGCCCCTGTCTATATTACGTCGGCCGGAGCCTGAGAAGGGGCCCCTGGGGGCAGGTCAGAGGCAGGAGCGGGGTGTGGGTCCCCTGTCTATATTACGTCGGCCGGGGCCTGAGAAGGGGCCCCTGGGGGCAGGTCAGAGGCAGGAGCGGGGTGTGGGGCCCCTGTCTATATTACGTCGGCCGGGGCCTGAGAAGGGGCCCCTGGGGGCAGGTCAGAGGCAGGAGCGGGGTGTGGGGCCCCTGTCTATATTACGTCGGGGCCTGAGAAGGGGCCCCTGGGGGCAGGTCAGAGGCAGGAGCGGGGTGTGGGGCCCCTGTCTATATTACGCCGGCCGGGGCCTGAGAAGGGGCCCCTGGGGGCAGGTCAGAGGCAGGAGCGGGGTGTGGGGCCCCTGTCTATATTACGTCGGCCGGGGCCTGAGAAGGGGCCCCTGGGGGCAGGTCAGAGACAGGAGCGGGGTGTGGGGCCCCTGTCTATATTACGGCGGCCGGGGCCTGAGAAGGGGCCCCTGGGGGCAGGTCAGAGGCAGGAGCGGGGTGTGGGTCCCCTGTCTATATTACGTCGGGGCCTGAGAAGGGGCCCCTGGGGGCAGGTCAGAGGCAGGAGCGGGGTGTGGGTCCCCTGTCTATATTACGTCGGGGCCTGAGAAGGGGCCCCTGGGGGCAGGTCAGAGGCAGGAGCGGGGTGTGGGTCCCCTGTCTATATTACGTCGGGGCCTGAGAAGGGGCCCCTGGGGGCAGGTCAGAGGCAGGAGCGGGGTGTGGGTCCCCTGTCTATATTACGTCGGCCGGGGCCTGAGAAGGGGCCCCTGGGGGCAGGTCAGAGACAGGAGCGGGGTGTGGGGCCCCTGTCTATATTACGTCGGCCGGGGCCTGAGAAGGGGCCCCTGGGGGCAGGTCAGAGACAGGAGCGGGGTGTGGGGCCCCTGTCTATATTACGTCGGCCGGGGCCTGAGAAGGGGCCCCTGGGGGCAGGTCAGAGACAGGAGCGGGGTGTGGGGCCCCTGTCTATATTACGCCGGCCGGGGCCTGAGAAGGGGCCCCTGGGGGCAGGTCAGAGACAGGAGCGGGGTGCGGGGCCCCTGTCTATATTACGTCGGGGCCTGAGAAGGGGCCCCTGGGGGCAGGTCAGAGGCAGGAGCGGGGTGTGGGGCCCCTGTCTATATTACGCCGGCCGGGGCCTGAGAAGGGGCCCCTGGGGGCAGGTCAGAGACAGGAGCGGGGTGTGGGCCCCCTGTCTATATTACGTCGGCCGGGGCCTGAGAAGGGGCCCCTGGGGGCaggtcagagacaggagcaaAGTGTGGGGCCCCTGTCTATATTACGCCGGCCGGGGCCTGAGAAGGGGCCCCTGGGGGCAGGTCAGAGACAGGAGCGGGGTGTGGGGCCCCTGTCTATATTACGCCGGCCGGGGCCTGAGAAGGGGCCCCTGGGGGCAGGTCAGAGACAGGAGCGGGGTGTGGGGCCCCTGTCTATATTACGTCGGCCGGGGCCTGAGAAGGGGCCCCTGGGGGCAGGTCAGAGACAGGAGCGGGGTGTGGGGCCCCTGTCTATATTACGTCGGCCGGAGCCTGAGAAGGGGCCCCTGGGGGCAGGTCAGAGACAGGAGCGGGGTGTGGGGCCCCTGTCTATATTACGTCGGCCGGAGCCTGAGAAGGGGCCCCTGGGGGCaggtcagagacaggagcagGGTGTGGGGCCCCTGTCTATATTACGTCGGCCGGAGCCTGAGAAGGGGCCCCTGGGGGCaggtcagagacaggagcagGGTGTGGGGCCCCTGTCTATATTACGTCGGCCGGGGCCTGAGAAGGGGCCCCTGGGGGCAGGTCAGAGACAGGAGCGGGGTGTGGGGCCCCTGTCTATATTACGGCGGCCGGGGCCTGAGAAGGGGCCCCTGGGGGCaggtcagagacaggagcagGGTGTGGGGCCCCTGTCTATATTACGTCGGCCGGAGCCTGAGAAGGGGCCCCTGGGGGCAGGTCAGAGACAGGAGCGGGGTGTGGGGCCCCTGTCTATATTACGCCGGCCGGGGCCTGAGAAGGGGCCCCTGGGGGCAGGTCAGAGACAGGAGCGGGGTGTGGGGCCCCTGTCTATATTACGCCGGCCGGGGCCTGAGAAGGGGCCCCTGGGGGCAGGTCAGAGACAGGAGCGGGGTGTGGGGCCCCTGTCTATATTACGTCGGCCGGGGCCTGAGAAGGGGCCCCTGGGGGCAGGTCAGAGGCAGGAGCGGGGTGTGGGGCCCCTGTCTATATTACATCGGGGCCTGAGAAGGGGCCCCTGGGGGCAGGTCAGAGACAGGAGCGGGGTGTGGGGCCCCTGTCTATATTACGGCGGCCGGGGCCTGAGAAGGGGCCCCTGGGGGCAGGTCAGAGACAGGAGCGGGGTGTGGGGCCCCTGTCTATATTACGGCGGCCGGGGCCTGAGAAGGGGCCCCTGGGGGCAGGTCAGAGACAGGAGCGGGGTGTGGGGCCCCTGTCTATATTACGTCGGCCGGGGCCTGAGAAGGGGCCCCTGGGGGCAGGTCAGAGACAGGAGCGGGGTGTGGGGCCCCTGTCTATATTACGGCGGCCGGGGCCTGAGAAGGGGCCCCTGGGGGCAGGTCAGAGGCAGGAGCGGGGTGTGGGGCCCCTGTCTATATTACGTCGGCCGGGGCCTGAGAAGGGGCCCCTGGGGGCAGGTCAGAGGCAGGAGCGGGGTGTGGGGCCCCTGTCTATATTACGTCGGCCGGGGCCTGAGAAGGGGCCCCTGGGGGCAGGTCAGAGACAGGAGCGGGGTGTGGGCCCCCTGTCTATATTACGTCGGCCGGGGCCTGAGAAGGGGCCCCTGGGGGCATGTCAGAGACAGGAGCGGGGTGTGGGGCCCCTGTCTATATTACGTCGGCCGGGGCCTGAGAAGGGGCCCCTGGGGGCAGGTCAGAGGCAGGAGCGGGGTGCGGGGCCCCTGTCTATATTACGGCGGGGCCTGAGAAGGGGCCCCTGGGGGCAGGTCAGAGACAGGAGCGGGGTGTGGGGCCCCTGTCTATATTACGGCGGCCGGGGCCTGAGAAGGGGCCCCTGGGGGCAGGTCAGAGACAGGAGCGGGGTGTGGGCCCCCTGTCTATATTACGGCGGCCGGGGCCTGAGAAGGGGCCCCTGGGGGCAGGTCAGAGGCAGGAGCGGGGTGTGGGGCCCCTGTCTATATTACGGCGGCCGGGGCCTGAGAAGGGGCCCCTGGGGGCAGGTCAGAGGCAGGAGCGGGGTGTGGGGCCCCTGTCTATATTACGGCGGCCGGGGCCTGAGAAGGGGCCCCTGGGGGCAGGTCAGAGACAGGAGCGGGGTGCGGGGCCCCTGTCTATATTACGGCGGGGCCTGAGAAGGGGCCCCTGGGGGCAGGTCAGAGACAGGAGCGGGGTGTGGGGCCCCTGTCTATATTACGGCGGCCGGGGCCTGAGAAGGGGCCCCTGGGGGCAGGTCAGAGACAGGAGCGGGGTGTGGGCCCCCTGTCTATATTACGGCGGCCGGGGCCTGAGAAGGGGCCCCTGGGGGCAGGTCAGAGGCAGGAGCGGGGTGCGGGTCCCCTGTCTATATTACGGCGGCCGGGGCCTGAGAAGGGGCCCCTGGGGGCAGGTCAGAGACAGGAGCGGGGTGTGGGTCCCCTGTCTATATTACGTCGGCCGGGGCCTGAGAAGGGGCCCCTGGGGGCAGGTCAGAGGCAGGAGCGGGGTGTGGGTCCCCTGTCTATATTACGGCGGCCGGGGCCTGAGAAGGGGCCCCTGGGGGCAGGTCAGAGACAGGAGCGGGGTGCGGGTCCCCTGTCTATATTACGTCGGCCGGGGCCTGAGAAGGGGCCCCTGGGGGCAGGTCAGAGACAGGAGCGGGGTGTGGGCCCCTGTCTATATTACGCCGGCCGGGGCCTGAGAAGGGGCCCCTGGGGGCAGGTCAGAGGCAGGAGCGGGGTGTGGGGCCCCTGTCTATATTACATCGGGGCCTGAGAAGGGGCCCCTGGGGGCAGGTCAGAGACAGGAGCGGGGTGTGGGCCCCTGTCTATATTACGGCGGCCGGGGCCTGAGAAGGGGCCCCTGGGGGCAGGTCAGAGGCAGGAGCGGGGTGTGGGTCCCCCGTCTATATTACGGCGGCCGGGGCCTGAGAAGGGGCCCCTGGGGGCAGGTCAGAGACAGGAGCGGGGTGTGGGGCCCCTGTCTATATTACGGCGGCCGGGGCCTGAGAAGGGGCCCCTGGGGGCAGGTCAGAGGCAGGAGCGGGGTGTGGGGCCCCTGTCTATATTACGTCGGCCGGGGCCTGAGAAGGGGCCCCTGGGGGCAGGTCAGAGACAGGAGCGGGGTGTGGGTCCCCTGTCTAT
Above is a genomic segment from Ascaphus truei isolate aAscTru1 unplaced genomic scaffold, aAscTru1.hap1 HAP1_SCAFFOLD_1795, whole genome shotgun sequence containing:
- the LOC142476927 gene encoding uncharacterized protein LOC142476927 isoform X3, coding for MAAAGARASPRPAPGGRTSDAVRDNMGTVKGSVDTGKETPRRRFAPPATKAVRFPERGGKSGDAGREEEEEVVAGERGAELEKRTGAAIEKKKREDRGSLSDAQYEEIFEVVLGRSSLALFKMAARRHMTPRCHGNGTPCDVAVSRCHGIAGNHMMKSAAGDKHDIKATRQQKGGRRRQDPASEPRNRTPQPEPAAAAPEVTSGNAERAAGRVLTSATNGGNAKHRLKRSVPRRGKVT
- the LOC142476927 gene encoding uncharacterized protein LOC142476927 isoform X4, giving the protein MGTVKGSVDTGKETPRRRFAPPATKAVRFPERGGKSGDAGREEEEEVVAGERGAELEKRTGAAIEKKKREDRGSLSDAQYEEIFEVVLGRSSLALFKMAARRHMTPRCHGNGTPCDVAVSRCHGIAGNHMMKSAAGDKHDIKATRQQKGGRRRQDPASEPRNRTPQPEPAAAAPEVTSGNAERAAGRVLTSATNGGNAKHRLKRSVPRRGKVT